From a single Aspergillus puulaauensis MK2 DNA, chromosome 2, nearly complete sequence genomic region:
- a CDS encoding alpha/beta hydrolase (CAZy:CE10;~COG:I;~EggNog:ENOG410Q1SH;~InterPro:IPR029058,IPR013094;~MEROPS:MER0033274;~PFAM:PF07859;~TransMembrane:1 (o20-42i);~go_function: GO:0016787 - hydrolase activity [Evidence IEA]) has protein sequence MLNEPETYGRDPNPPFRVSAWDICWTLVTLVVYAPLSVLSSLCNRSTALRWSAVKEQIGHNLLLCLGLRVPVSVIQRVSEKTGDIIRHSVRYAHTPFQDLERVRKPCFAGYWIYRDISIESSPQDADLVLFHLHGGGYVMGHPLENATELLLVAETLSRCNHSVAIFSLEYTLAPNAPLPTQLDQAMAAYTWLISELRINPSKLYLIGESAGGHLIISLLTTIYQQSLGPEKASALPKPDAAFLISPWVNLDPCGPDAHANHQELDPRSAAFKQVLGRFAILALQGASPDYIKLHGNFARTIRERGSWKDILPAKTWVSAGTAEPLFRFDIEEFVEASRRDGAGVRYELAEGRVHVWQTVEAREQEKQFLALTLGDDDEQLMAGYRHIAELICGYLESQG, from the exons ATGCTAAATGAACCCGAAACCTACGGCCGCGACCCCAATCCGCCGTTCAGAGTGTCCGCTTGGGACATCTGCTGGACTTTGGTCACATTGGTGGTATATGCGCCCTTGTCGGTACTTTCATCGCTATGCAATCGGAGCACAGCCCTTCGATGGAGTGCCGTGAAAGAGCAAATCGGCCATAACCTTCTCTTATG TCTCGGCCTTCGTGTTCCGGTGTCGGTGATCCAGCGCGTAAGTGAAAAGACTGGAGACATTATCAGACACTCCGTACGCTACGCTCATACGCCGTTCCAAGACCTAGAGAGGGTACGAAAACCTTGCTTTGCCGGATACTGGATCTACCGTGACATATCAATCGAATCGTCTCCCCAGGATGCAGACCTCGTACTCTTCCATCTGCACGGTGGTGGCTATGTCATGGGCCACCCGCTTGAAAACGCAACCGAACTACTTCTCGTCGCGGAGACGCTGTCACGGTGCAATCATTCGGTGGCTATATTTTCACTCGAATACACTCTTGCACCCAATGCGCCGCTGCCGACACAACTTGACCAGGCAATGGCCGCATATACTTGGCTCATAAGCGAATTACGTATCAATCCGTCCAAACTATACCTCATCGGTGAATCGGCTGGTGGACATCTAATCATCTCCCTTCTCACAACCATATACCAGCAGTCTCTTGGACCCGAGAAGGCTTCCGCACTCCCGAAGCCTGATGCAGCATTCTTGATCAGTCCCTGGGTAAACTTGGACCCTTGCGGGCCCGACGCACACGCAAATCATCAAGAACTCGATCCCCGCAGTGCCGCATTCAAGCAAGTACTTGGGCGCTTCGCCATCCTTGCCCTGCAGGGGGCATCACCAGACTATATAAAGCTACACGGGAACTTTGCGCGCACAATCCGAGAGCGCGGTTCGTGGAAAGACATCTTACCGGCGAAAACGTGGGTCTCAGCGGGTACCGCGGAGCCCTTATTCCGCTTCGATATAGAGGAGTTCGTGGAGGCATCGCGGCGCGACGGGGCCGGGGTGCGGTACGAGCTCGCAGAAGGGAGAGTGCATGTATGGCAGACTGTTGAGGCTCgcgagcaggagaagcaATTCCTGGCTCTAACGTTgggggatgacgatgagCAGTTGATGGCTGGATATCGGCATATCGCAGAGTTGATATGTGGTTATCTGGAGAGCCAAGGCTAG
- a CDS encoding Zn(II)2Cys6 transcription factor domain-containing protein (COG:S;~EggNog:ENOG410PHM2;~InterPro:IPR001138;~go_function: GO:0000981 - DNA-binding transcription factor activity, RNA polymerase II-specific [Evidence IEA];~go_function: GO:0008270 - zinc ion binding [Evidence IEA];~go_process: GO:0006355 - regulation of transcription, DNA-templated [Evidence IEA]) — translation MSNVDLTGDGFIGLDYDSRNYIQPQSWPVAVDHQASQRTDASRDISPLQTSGHSFEQPVAQDPNLIVDWQFQHLQPHLQYPQDEAAAAPQFTTASYGMTIHSSPVDLMSGPHGQMSTSLLDGPYLPLAAPVDMVSYPYQDLQQDLLGFQPNGLPDMSSYTTAPQQSMIESSSPTDTYLEVRSLTSSSSDNGWSMIEPRHSHEFSFPDQVFINPTQTLHDRSLSESSYSTSYGSFVDVSNPVNSPCSETNFESAFNSPVNRRISYDHTSHGSQSPTAISPAAIVRPIQVPGKKDTSPSRSSASNSSSPPSRKPSRKSPIAAKTAETKVRKQSHNKSDSTEKKVGKRKGPLRPDQRKQASEIRKLRACLRCKFLKKTCDKGEPCAGCQPSHARLWQVPCTRIDIKEIGYFMKDWKADYERHITLGFSVGNIKGFSEQERTLFITHGYGQVLPINAREVYVHNEQCFSIDWVESMHREPSQHEVETAKLSAGMEGVSHAMLSDYLDRHIDGNGTFEKFVDDYFEGTPFLTQMLKTAFRYYFRTKMPVIRKALKLVLAYNLTLHVTMVEGLGEEEGFLGKIEDQDSKFKGKTMAPVMINFQIKCAMASMWRELQKDVLEELSGLYSSVYSGDKLKNWPTIFMLASILLAVWEEMQFDSHYRTPDDAAVNKFCTDMETTPVGVIVGLFQAISQKLPSFSDWETSKHHHLLHSNPDVCNTMTEVRQHVEKFESYLRGRTGSKFNRNDFDCLSNKFVSRLVIRAN, via the exons ATGTCCAATGTCGACTTGACCGGCGACGGTTTCATCGGACTTGATTACGACTCGAGAAACTACATTCAGCCTCAGTCATGGCCAGTGGCGGTGGACCACCAGGCCTCCCAACGAACAGATGCCTCGCGAGACATCTCACCCTTACAAACCAGCGGTCACTCCTTTGAGCAGCCGGTGGCCCAGGATCCGAACCTCATCGTTGACTGGCAATTTCAGCATTTACAACCCCACCTTCAGTATCCTCAGGATGAGGCAGCCGCCGCCCCCCAGTTCACAACCGCAAGCTATGGCATGACTATCCACTCATCGCCCGTTGATCTGATGTCGGGGCCTCACGGTCAGATGAGCACAAGCCTGCTGGACGGTCCTTATCTACCTCTCGCCGCGCCTGTCGACATGGTCTCATATCCATACCAGGATCTTCAACAGGATCTTCTCGGATTCCAACCCAACGGCCTTCCCGACATGTCTTCATATACCACCGCACCACAGCAGAGCATGATTGAAAGCAGCTCACCGACGGATACGTATCTCGAGGTTCGGTCGTTGACCAGCTCGAGCAGTGACAATGGTTGGAGTATGATTGAGCCTCGTCATTCACATGAGTTCTCTTTTCCAGACCAGGTCTTCATCAACCCAACACAGACCCTCCATGACAGGAGTCTATCTGAGTCATCATACTCGACCTCTTACGGTAGCTTTGTTGACGTCTCGAATCCCGTCAATTCGCCCTGCTCGGAAACCAATTTCGAGTCTGCTTTCAACAGCCCTGTGAACCGACGCATTTCCTACGACCACACATCACATGGCTCTCAATCACCCACTGCAATTAGCCCCGCCGCCATTGTCAGACCCATCCAAGTACCGGGAAAGAAGGACACTTCTCCAAGCCGCTCCTCCGCATCGAACTCGTCCTCCCCGCCTAGCAGAAAGCCATCTCGCAAGAGCCCAATCGCAGCGAAAACAGCCGAGACCAAGGTCCGCAAGCAGTCACACAACAAGTCTGATTCTacggagaagaaggtgggCAAGCGTAAGGGCCCTCTTCGGCCTGACCAGCGAAAGCAAGCCAGTGAGATTCGAAAGCTGAGAGCTTGTCTCCGCTGCAAGTTCCTGAAGAAGACT TGCGACAAGGGCGAACCATGTGCGGGCTGCCAACCGTCACATGCCAGATTATGGCAGGTTCCTTGCACCCGCATTGACATCAAGGAGATTGGTTACTTCATGAAAGACTGGAAGGCAGACTACGAACGACACATCACCCTTGGCTTCTCGGTCGGCAACATCAAGGGCTTTTCGGAACAAGAGAGAACCCTCTTTATCACCCACGGCTATGGCCAGGTTCTCCCCATCAATGCCCGCGAAGTATATGTGCATAACGAACAGTGTTTCAGTATCGACTGGGTGGAATCCATGCACCGTGAACCCAGCCAACATGAAGTTGAAACAGCTAAATTGTCCGCCGGTATGGAAGGTGTCTCGCATGCTATGTTGTCCGACTATCTAGATCGTCATATTGACGGCAACGGTACTTTCGAGAAATTTGTGGATGACTACTTCGAGGGCACCCCCTTCTTGACGCAGATGCTCAAGACCGCGTTCCGGTACTATTTCCGTACAAAGATGCCCGTTATTCGCAAAGCTCTGAAACTTGTTCTTGCCTACAACCTGACTCTTCACGTCACCATGGTGGAGGGTttgggtgaagaggagggtttcTTGGGCAAAATCGAAGATCAAGACTCGAAGTTCAAGGGCAAGACAATGGCACCCGTGATGATCAACTTCCAGATCAAGTGTGCTATGGCGAGCATGTGGCGTGAGTTGCAGAAGGATGTTCTTGAGGAATTATCCGGCCTCTACTCCAGCGTCTACAGTGGCGACAAGCTGAAGAACTGGCCTACAATTTTCATGTTGGCGTCCATTCTTCTGGCTGTCTGGGAGGAAATGCAGTTCGACAGTCATTACCGCACTCCT GACGATGCTGCTGTTAATAAATTCTGCACCGACATGGAGACGACTCCTGTCGGCGTCATTGTTGGCCTGTTCCAAGCGATCTCTCAGAAATTGCCTTCGTTCTCCGATTGGGAAACCTCGAAGCACCATCACTTGCTTCACTCGAATCCCGACGTCTGCAACACTATGACCGAGGTTCGCCAACATGTTGAGAAATTTG AGAGCTACCTCCGTGGCCGCACAGGCTCCAAATTCAACCGGAATGACTTTGACTGCCTATCCAACAAATTCGTTTCCAGACTTGTGATTCGCGCGAATTAG
- a CDS encoding putative C2H2 finger domain protein (COG:K;~EggNog:ENOG410PG1H;~InterPro:IPR036236,IPR013087;~PFAM:PF00096): MEITNILNRKASVAMVAPDAQFDQQQFMQAQNLGHSSSPRMKSEPGVSEAVDQPVLSYPPHAPLNQMPNINQDMRYATHPPNPQLPMLQSPYAPAGYSATQIPNSVPHGRPDPPPKTFHCGTCGKGFARRSDLARHERIHSGVRPHACDWPGCGKQFIQRSALTVHSRVHTGEKPHMCERCGKPFSDSSSLARHRRIHSGKRPYKCPYANCQKTFTRRTTLTRHQNHHTGTIEEAAAETEANLRQNKERGRMPGDGMFSEGSVHSTPSPAHHPISPGGDLPPLNIPRSAGDYYLGNGSIPPHVRGDFQQASPRASPTATSPSLSSFSSAPLPRPSMTSHPSGYGPPQPLEPPANKDHRPNSVSGSPHMTSIGWGSPSHSNIPSPVSAPDYGYPEPSGPPYPGSVPPHMYFPNSTIRRPASTEPENYELRPKLGDNAWPTSV; this comes from the exons ATGGAGATCACAAACATCTTAAACAGGAAAGCTTCTGTGGCCATGGTTGCGCCAGACGCCCAGTTTGACCAGCAACAGTTCATGCAAGCCCAAAATCTTGGTCATTCGTCTTCCCCAAGGATGAAGTCAGAACCCGGCGTGTCCGAGGCGGTTGACCAGCCGGTCCTCTCATATCCTCCCCACGCTCCGCTGAATCAGATGCCGAATATCAACCAAGACATGCGATATGCGACTCATCCACCCAACCCTCAACTACCAATGTTGCAAAGCCCTTATGCCCCTGCGGGATATTCTGCGACCCAAATCCCGAACAGCGTACCCCACGGACGACCGGACCCCCCTCCCAAAACCTTTCACTGCGGTACTTGCGGCAAAGGGTTTGCGCGTCGGAGTGACTTGGCAAGGCATG AACGAATTCACTCGGGTGTTCGTCCTCACGCTTGCGATTGGCCCGGCTGTGGCAAACAGTTCATTCAACGTTCTGCTCTGACAGTACACTCTCGGGTACACACGGGTGAGAAACCGCATATGTGTGAAAGATGCGGCAAG CCTTTTAGCGATTCATCCTCTTTAGCTAGGCATCGCAGGATCCACTCCGGGAAGCGGCCCTACAAGTGTCCTTATGCGAACTGCCAGAAGACTTTCACACGTCGTACAACACTAACGCGTCACCAAAACCACCACACCGGCACTATCGAAGAAGCTGCTGCGGAGACCGAGGCCAACCTCAGACAAAACAAGGAACGAGGCAGGATGCCTGGGGACGGAATGTTCTCAGAAGGCTCTGTTCATTCAACACCTTCCCCCGCCCATCACCCGATCTCCCCGGGTGGTGATCTTCCGCCTCTGAACATCCCCCGTTCTGCGGGTGATTACTACCTAGGGAATGGTTCCATTCCACCCCACGTTCGAGGAGACTTCCAACAGGCGAGTCCTCGTGCGTCTCCCACGGCCACGTCTCCATCCCTATCAAGCTTCAGCAGCGCACCACTTCCTCGGCCATCTATGACATCTCACCCGTCGGGTTATGGGCCTCCTCAGCCGCTTGAGCCGCCTGCCAACAAAGATCATCGGCCAAACAGCGTCAGTGGGAGTCCTCATATGACTAGTATTGGATGGGGATCCCCTTCTCATTCCAACATACCGTCGCCTGTTTCGGCGCCCGATTACGGATATCCTGAGCCTAGTGGACCGCCATACCCAGGCTCCGTACCCCCTCACATGTATTTTCCGAATTCCACAATTCGGCGGCCAGCAAGTACAGAGCCAGAGAACTATGAGCTGAGACCGAAGCTTGGCGACAACGCGTGGCCAACATCGGTTTAG
- a CDS encoding putative RING and UBP finger domain protein (BUSCO:EOG092614ZG;~COG:O;~EggNog:ENOG410PH2Q;~InterPro:IPR001841,IPR001607,IPR034931,IPR011422, IPR013083;~PFAM:PF07576,PF13639,PF02148;~go_function: GO:0008270 - zinc ion binding [Evidence IEA]), with translation MPSYFYHLAIELFTRPQSDLNSFSKDPSLTTSLSFESACEALLPFQKRPLSSTNRSLRNQAHRKHRWDSPDASDASNEFHNYPASNKNPSYTPSSSSASPPYTKLPASPSDLKNDLRLDKVSIECIDMVPSTRENPVTTGIGTDILGGLRTKGQYTPLDQKTSDSVWGIVHLYRDTQETPFLGADEYPAELKGSSAAAARQSVAEYGFGGEDSTSSSGSSKLRLRGVGGAASQPDEECTTLCVLAVPSYMSASDLLGFVGEATMDDVSHFRMIRTARANRYMVLMKFRSGKKAREWQRVWNGKVFNSMEPETCHVVFVKTVEIQGVDPIIESGMSPKQQAALPSHSTTSGQRTSVSSPSQPGSIGSATLSTKPLAPPTPSLIELPTCPVCLERMDETTGLLTIICQHVFHCTCLQKWKGSGCPVCRYTQDEFRKTSQSLPFDDENAECSVCHSDVNLWVCLICGNVGCGRYDSAHAFAHYTQTSHTFAMDLSTQRVWDYVGDAYVHRIIQSKTDGKLVELPAADNSALDPPDWTDAVPREKLENMSVEYTHLLTSQLESQRAYFEGILERAVDKASQASAAASVAQEAADTATATLRSLQVEHNKFNDETVPSLERDKARAEKRAEKFETMARKMEREWREEKTMNESLMERIEHLSTEVETLKASNVDLAEQNRDLTFFISGSEKLKDQGEEIVQGTVSVPDPPSGSKKKGKGRKK, from the exons ATGCCCTCCTACTTTTATCATCTCGCGATTGAACTCTTCACACGACCTCAGTCCGACTTGAACAGCTTTAGCAAAGATCCATCCTTGACTACCTCATTATCTTTTGAGTCCGCATGCGAAgctctcctccccttccagaAGCGACCGTTAAGCTCAACCAACCGAAGTCTTCGCAATCAGGCGCACAGGAAACACCGATGGGATTCTCCTGACGCCTCCGACGCCTCTAACGAATTCCATAACTACCCCGCATCAAACAAAAATCCCTCATACacgccctcttcgtcgtccgcATCGCCGCCCTATACCAAACTACCCGCAAGCCCATCTGATCTGAAGAACGACCTCCGGCTAGACAAAGTATCTATCGAGTGCATCGACATGGTCCCTTCAACCAGGGAGAACCCGGTCACGACGGGCATCGGAACAGACATACTTGGTGGTCTCCGCACGAAGGGCCAGTATACGCCGCTCGACCAGAAGACATCGGACAGTGTTTGGGGGATTGTACATTTATACCGCGATACGCAGGAGACGCCTTTTTTAGGTGCGGATGAGTACCCGGCTGAACTGAAGGGCTCttctgctgcggctgcgaggCAGTCGGTTGCTGAATATGgctttggaggagaggatagcaccagcagcagcggcagcagtAAGTTGCGACTGCGCGGTGTTGGCGGGGCAGCTTCACAGCCCGATGAGGAGTGCACAACGCTCTGTGTACTTGCTGTACCGTCTTACATGTCTGCATCTGATTTGTTGGGGTTTGTCGGCGAGGCGACGATGGACGATGTTAGTCACTTCCGGATGATAcggacggcgagggcgaatCGGTACATGGTTTTGATGAAGTTTAGGAGCGGGAAGAAGGCAAGGGAATGGCAGAGAGTGTGGAATGGGAAAGTTTTTAATAGCATGGAG CCCGAAACGTGCCATGTTGTCTTTGTGAAGACGGTTGAGATTCAGGGTGTCGATCCGATCATTGAGAGTGGAATGTCGCCGAAACAGCAAGCTGCACTACCATCACACTCAACAACATCCGGCCAGCGAACCAGTgtatcatcgccatcgcaaCCGGGGAGTATAGGTTCTGCAACGCTTTCAACAAAACCTTTGGCCCCTCCAACACCGTCGCTGATTGAGCTGCCTACGTGTCCCGTTTGCCTGGAGCGGATGGACGAGACTACGGGCCTGCTTACTATCATATGCCAACACGTCTTCCATTGCACATGCCTCCAGAAGTGGAAAGGCAGTGGGTGTCCCGTATGTCGCTACACGCAAGATGAATTCCGCAAGACGAGCCAAAGCCTCCCATTTGATGACGAAAACGCTGAATGCAGCGTATGCCACTCAGATGTCAACCTCTGGGTCTGTCTCATCTGCGGAAATGTAGGATGTGGACGATACGATAGCGCCCATGCCTTCGCCCATTACACCCAAACCTCACACACCTTCGCCATGGATCTCTCCACCCAGCGGGTCTGGGACTACGTCGGAGATGCATACGTGCACCGCATCATTCAGAGCAAGACGGACGGCAAGCTCGTCGAGCTTCCCGCGGCAGATAACAGTGCGCTTGATCCTCCAGATTGGACCGACGCAGTTCCCCGCGAGAAACTAGAAAATATGAGTGTCGAATACACCCATCTCCTCACCAGCCAACTCGAAAGCCAGCGCGCCTACTTTGAGGGGATCCTCGAACGCGCAGTCGACAAGGCATCCCAAGCCAGTGCAGCTGCCTCTGTAGCCCAAGAAGCCGCAGACACCGCCACGGCAACCCTCCGCAGTCTCCAGGTCGAACACAATAAATTCAACGACGAAACTGTACCTAGCCTAGAGCGCGACAAAGCGCGTGCTGAAAAACGTGCGGAGAAATTCGAGACCATGGCGCGGAAGATGGAGCGCGAGTGGCGTGAGGAGAAGACCATGAATGAGAGTCTCATGGAGCGGATTGAACATCTCTCGACGGAGGTTGAGACGCTCAAGGCGAGCAACGTTGATCTCGCTGAGCAGAACCGGGACTTGACTTTCTTTATTAGTGGgtcggagaagctgaaggaccAGGGTGAGGAGATTGTGCAGGGGACTGTCAGTGTTCCTGATCCGCCGAGTGgttcgaagaagaaggggaaagggaggaagaagtga
- the COQ3 gene encoding 3-demethylubiquinone-9 3-methyltransferase (BUSCO:EOG09263SZM;~COG:H;~EggNog:ENOG410PG9Z;~InterPro:IPR010233,IPR029063;~PFAM:PF08242,PF08241,PF13489;~go_function: GO:0008425 - 2-polyprenyl-6-methoxy-1,4-benzoquinone methyltransferase activity [Evidence IEA];~go_process: GO:0006744 - ubiquinone biosynthetic process [Evidence IEA]), with the protein MAMATARPALRTASRLLRPFPRRSHSTTTSSVSASEVSHFSSLASSWWDPMGPSRVLHLMNPLRHDFIASCLFDSSPDFPAKQPGTTPNTLHYLDIGCGGGIFAESLARTIPHPQSTESETPTVTRAASITAIDPTTTLIQIARDHARKDPKVSAHLSDGRFRYVNCTLEDVIASRNADKSSDPSAATGTLGEGVGKKDGYDMITLFEVIEHIDTNASISPLSFLTDCLRLLKPGGWLVGSTIARTLPSFLINQVIAEAPWPIGVVPRGTHEWRKFVNPEELESWASEGLMRSADLERGSVMRSGSEALDGMRWKCAGVVYFPGFGWKFVPGSESWGNYFWAVRKGL; encoded by the coding sequence ATGGCAATGGCCACAGCAAGGCCAGCACTCCGTACCGCTTCTCGTCTCCTCCGGCCCTTTCCCCGCCGCTCTCACTCAACTACCACTTCGTCCGTCTCCGCCTCCGAAGTCTCCCATTTCTCCTCTCTCGCCAGCTCTTGGTGGGATCCCATGGGCCCCTCACGAGTCCTCCACCTCATGAACCCTCTTCGGCACGACTTCATCGCCTCCTGTCTCTTTGATTCTTCCCCAGACTTCCCCGCGAAACAACCGGGCACAACCCCGAATACCCTTCATTACCTCGACATCGGCTGCGGCGGTGGCATCTTCGCTGAATCCCTCGCGCGCACCATCCCACACCCACAATCAACCGAGTCCGAAACACCAACTGTCACTCGCGCTGCCTCAATAACAGCCATTGACCCCACGACGACCCTCATCCAGATTGCGCGCGACCACGCCCGCAAAGATCCAAAGGTGTCAGCGCACCTGAGCGATGGCCGGTTTCGGTATGTGAACTGTACGCTGGAAGACGTGATCGCCTCGCGGAATGCAGATAAATCTTCGGATCCTTCAGCAGCCACTGGCACGCTCGGAGAGGGTGTGGGAAAGAAAGACGGCTACGACATGATAACTCTCTTCGAAGTCATTGAGCACATCGACACAAACGCCTCGATATCCCCGCTCTCCTTCTTAACGGACTGCCTACGCCTCCTTAAACCTGGCGGATGGCTCGTTGGGTCGACAATCGCACGGACTTTGCCTTCATTCCTGATCAACCAGGTTATTGCCGAAGCGCCGTGGCCGATTGGTGTTGTCCCGCGGGGAACACATGAGTGGAGAAAGTTCGTTAACCccgaagagctggagagcTGGGCGAGCGAGGGTTTAATGCGGAGTGCGGACTTAGAGCGAGGCTCAGTCATGAGGAGTGGAAGTGAGGCACTCGACGGGATGAGGTGGAAGTGTGCTGGTGTGGTGTATTTCCCTGGATTCGGATGGAAGTTTGTGCCTGGGTCTGAGAGTTGGGGAAATTATTTCTGGGCTGTGAGGAAGGGGTTGTAG